Proteins from one Camelina sativa cultivar DH55 chromosome 8, Cs, whole genome shotgun sequence genomic window:
- the LOC104706526 gene encoding NAC domain-containing protein 90-like produces the protein MCSLYHTEMADEVTTGFRFYPTEEELVAFYLRNQLEGRSDVSVHRVIPVLDVFEVEPSHLPNMSGERCRGDVEQWFFFVPRQEREARGGRPSRTTGSGYWKATGSPGPVFSKDNRMIGVKKTMVFYTGKAPTGRKTKWKMNEYKAVEETVNASTAPQVRHEFSLCRVYVTTGSSRAFDRRPPVGVLQPERMLTNEVAVAGTSSFRAESSPETSISGGEQNVDLFMNVDLVEGLTEPIWEWEQLSWP, from the exons ATGTGTTCGCTATATCATACAGAAATGGCAGACGAGGTTACAACTGGGTTTCGCTTCTATCCCACGGAAGAAGAACTGGTTGCGTTCTACCTACGGAACCAGCTCGAAGGAAGGAGTGATGTATCAGTACACCGAGTCATTCCCGTTCTTGATGTCTTTGAGGTCGAGCCTAGTCATCTTCCGA ATATGTCGGGAGAGAGATGTCGAGGAGACGTTGAGCAATGGTTCTTCTTCGTGCCAAGACAAGAACGCGAAGCTAGAGGAGGTAGACCGAGTAGAACCACTGGTTCAGGATACTGGAAAGCAACTGGATCACCTGGTCCAGTCTTTTCCAAAGACAACCGAATGATTGGAGTCAAGAAAACTATGGTTTTCTACACTGGAAAAGCACCAAccggaagaaaaacaaaatggaagATGAACGAGTACAAAGCCGTTGAGGAAACAGTCAACGCTTCCACAGCTCCTCAG GTGAGACACGAGTTCAGTTTATGTCGTGTCTACGTAACAACAGGAAGCTCAAGAGCTTTTGATAGACGTCCTCCTGTGGGAGTTTTGCAGCCAGAGAGAATGCTTACGAATGAGGTTGCAGTAGCTGGGACATCATCGTTTCGTGCCGAAAGCTCACCGGAAACTTCGATTTCAGGTGGAGAACAAAATGTTGATCTCTTTATGAATGTAGATTTGGTTGAAGGATTAACGGAACCAATTTGGGAATGGGAACAGCTGAGTTGGCCTTGA